CGTCACCTCGTGACGGGCGGCGGTCAGCTCGACGGCGTGCACCTTGCCCTTCGCGTCGTCGGGAGTGCGAAGCGCGGTCACGGGGACGGCGGGGACACCGCCGGCCGGTACGGACGCTCCGTGGAGGTGCCGACCTGACGCCTCGATGGTCGGCGCCGCCGTGTCGGAGAGCCACGACCAGCCGGCCCCGCCGACGAGGAGCACGGCGAGCAGTCCTGCGAAGCCGGCCAGGACCCGGCGACCACGGTGCCCGAGGAGTGCCCACGTGAGGCCGGTCGCGAGCGCGACGGCGGCGACGAGCACGGCGGTCGCGACGGGCTGCGGCGGATAACCGACGAGCCACGTGGCGAGGACGGCCGCGATCATGGCGTACGCCCCGCCGCGCATGAGGGTCCGAGCGAGGAGCACCCGGTCGGCGCGAAGCCACCAGACGATGCCCACCCCGCTCGTCACCAGCCCGACGAGGATGAGGGGCAGGCCGACGGTGACCTTCTCACCGGCGAACCACCATCCGCGCCCGGCGAGCACCATCGTGATGGCGGCGGCTGCAGCGAGCGCGACCGTGCCGCCCGCGGCGAGCGCGAGTACCGTCATCCGCTCACGCCGGCTCGGTCGGGCCGCCGGCGATCCCGCACTGAAGCCGGCAGCGAGCCAGAGCCCTGCACCGGCGATGCCGGCGAGTGACTGCAGCAGGAGGATGGCCGTGGTGGTCATCGCACCCTTTTCACTACTCCGATGATGCGTTGCATGGGATCGTCTGGTGTCCCGACGGATCAGGCGCTCGGCGTCGCAGCAGGGGCTTCTTCCGCCTCGGCCACCGGCTTGCCGGTCGTCACGTGCGCCCCGTCGCGAACCAGGCGCCGGGCTCGCACCACGAGCAGCACGCCGAGAAGCAGGATGGCCGTGCCGTTCACCGCGTGGAGCGAGAGCACGAGCGTGGCGCCGAGTGGCGGCGAACCCCAATTCGATTCATCGAGGCCGAAGCCCATTGCCGTGAGGATGAAGAGCACGGTCTGAAACAGGATGAGCACGAGCGGCAGCACGCTCAGCCAGATGGTGCGCCTGCCCGCCCGGGCGAGCGCGGCACTGACGATGAGCAGGATCGCGAGGATCGGCAGCACGATGCGGCCGTTGGTGCCGTGCCAGCTGAAGAGCTCGTCTTCCGGGTTGGAGAAGACGCCGACGGCCGCGAGGTAGAGCTGCACGACGACGGCTGCCGTGAAGAGCACGGCGACGGTCAGGAACACTTTTCGCATGGGACACCTCTCGGGTAAGGCGGCGTATCCGGTTCGGGCGCCTGACACTCGGCAGACGCCGGCATGGAACCATGCTCGCGTCGTGGGCTCCCTTGCACATCAGTGCTAGTACGCACTCGTACCCGATGCAATCCCTCATCGTGGGTACAAGACCGTCACGCGATTCGCGTTCAGGTCACGTTGACTGTAAGCTGTCACCGTACTTCGAGTCGATTCGACTCGAAGC
The Agromyces albus DNA segment above includes these coding regions:
- a CDS encoding DUF6220 domain-containing protein gives rise to the protein MRKVFLTVAVLFTAAVVVQLYLAAVGVFSNPEDELFSWHGTNGRIVLPILAILLIVSAALARAGRRTIWLSVLPLVLILFQTVLFILTAMGFGLDESNWGSPPLGATLVLSLHAVNGTAILLLGVLLVVRARRLVRDGAHVTTGKPVAEAEEAPAATPSA